The sequence GCTATGAATTGTTATCATACCAAAATGGTTACTACCTCTCCAAAGGCGAAATTTCCAGGAGCTGAGCATGTAGAGTTTAGCGTAAAGAACGCTCGAACGCAGGCGCAAAAGCTCGTTGAAATGGCAATTGAGCTCTATAAGAAGAGGGATAAAAACAGAGTCTTAATTCCTGTTGAACCTGTTTCAATGATGAGCGGTTTTTCAAACGAGGCAATATTGGAGGCTTTAGGCGGTTCCCTTGCTCCACTTCTTGATGCTATAAAGTCAGGGAAAATAAGAGGAGTTGCAGGGCTTGTTGGATGTAATAATCCGAGAAGGAAACACGATTATTGTCACGTAACTCTTACAAAGGAATTAATAAAAAATGATATTCTGGTTTTAGGAACGGGCTGTTCTGCTGTAGCTATGGGAAAAGCAGGACTTTATATGCCTGAAGCAGCATCACTTGCTGGTACTGGTTTGAGCTCAGTCTGTAAGGCTCTTAATATACCTCCTGCACTTCATGTGGGAAGCTGCGTAGACAATTCAAGAATATTGCACCTTTGCGGTTTGGTGGCAAAAGAGCTTGGCGTCGATATCTCTGATCTTCCCGTGGCAGGATCAGCGCCTGAGTGGTATTCGGAAAAGGCACTCTCTATTGGGCTTTATTTTGTAGCAAGCGGTGTTTATACTGTCTTAGGAGTGACTCCAAACATTACTGGAAGCAAACTCGTCACGGATCTGGCACTTAATGGCTTGACTAACGTAGTCGGTGCCTGTTTTGCAGTGGATACTGATCCGCATAAGATGGCAGAACTGATGATTAATCACATAAACAAGAAGAGAAAGAAGCTTAATCTTCCTGTATAAATTTTATAAATTATAAAAAGGCCACTTTAGTGGCTTTTTTATAAGTCTAATAATTAAGTTTATAAATAAACTATCCTATTTAAGGAGATTAATTATGGGAAAAATATTGTCTATAAATGTTAGCAAGAAAAAGGGCGATATTAAAAAACCAGTTAATGAAGTTTTATTGGTAAAAAATTTTGGGATTAAAGGCGATGCACATTTTGGCTTTGGTCACAGACAAGTTAGCCTTTTAAGCATATTTAGTCTAGATAGAGCTAGAGAAAAAAATAAGGACTTGAATTTTGGAGATTTTGCAGAAAATTTTACTGTTGATATAGATCTAAGCACACTTACAATAGGAACAAAATTGAAATTGGGCAATTCTATAATATCTATTAGTCAAATTGGAAAAGAGTGCCACACAAAGTGTGCAATCTATAATAGAATAGGTGACTGCATAATGCCAAAGGAGGGTTATTTTGCATCGGTAGAAGAGGGAGGTATAGTAAGAGTTGGTGATACAATTGAAATATTGTTAAATTAAGATAATCTAGAGGCAAGTAATGCTTGACGTTGCAATTAATAACTGTTTTATACCAGACTTTGAAAGAAATATATTTATTAAAGCCTCTGTTGGCATAAGAGAAAATCTAATTTCATATAACACTCTTAATCATTATGGCTTAAATATTTACTCTCAAGTCAAAGAGGGAAGTTTCGCCAACCTTGTTTTATTTAAGGATTTTAAAGAATTTGAGATTTGTAAGGTAATAGTTAACGGTAAAATAATAGACAATTTTAATACAAAGCAAAAAAGATTTTCAAAAGCATTTCTTAACTCCTTAGAGGGGGGGCTTGTATACTTTGATGGAGAATATTTTACACAAGTAGTATTGCCTCTTGCTGGTATATTATCAAACTTAGATGAAGACAATTTAATTTCTGAATTGGGCAGGTTGAACGCTATTGTTAAAAAAAATGGCTGTAAGCTAAGCGAGATCTGTTTGGCACGCTAAGCTTTATGGCGCTTGAAGTAATTGATCATGTAAAGCTCACTGTCAATGGGCTTTTTAATGCCGATAAGTTTGAGCTTATTTAACCCTTTCCCAATAAACCCTTGCGTTTTCTAAAAAGAAGTCAACCTTATTTACCCTGGTAAGAGCGCTCAGGTGGCTCTTTATAACAGTTACTGCAATCCAATACTGAGCAAGAGAATTGTCTATTTCAAGTGATGATAAGACGTCTGATATTATCTCTTCAGTTGAGCAGGGAGATTCCAAAAGCTTTAGGATAAGGTCATCTATCTCGTTAATCTTCTCTATATGATATTCTATCTCTTCTGTTGCCTCCCTTTTAGACAGGATCTTGCCATGACCTGGAACAAGGTAATCAAATTCAATGCTGCCGATTCTCTTAAGAGACTGTTTTACTAGTAAAGGGTCGATGGAATATGGCAATGGAAATGTTTTCCACAGTTCCTTTGTGTATAGCGCATCGCCTGTGAAAAAAATTTTATCGGATGTAAGATAGCCCACCTGAGATATAGAATGGCCTGGCAGGGGGACTACTGTAATTCCTGGATAAAAAAAGTTCTCGCTGTATATATCGACTTTGCATGGAATGCCTTTCATAAGAGAGCTGACCATTGCATCGGGAGGTATGGCCCAGCTAAAAGTTGCCCTTACGTTTATTTCCGGATTTTCTACGAAGATACACTCTTCTTTGGGGGCCACTACCTTTGTTCCTTTTCCTCTAAATAAAAAGGCCATTCTGAAGTGATCTGCGTGTCCATGAGTTAAAAGCAAATATTGTGGGTTTATCTTTTTGTGATTGTGCATCTCCCATGGAGTATCTATCATGCAGTTTTCATAAAATCCACAGTTTACAGGACCCCGTATGTATGATGTCTTTCCTTTAATCGTTTCTATAAGAAATTTCTCATCCATTTTTTTATTATATCAAATATGGAAGATCCTAACTCTTCTTGTCAGATAAGGTTATTGAGACCTTTAGCGCAAAAAGAGTCAGCATCCTGGTCGGGACCATGTGAAAACGGTTTAACGAATGGCGAAGGAATCTTTATTATTTATGACAAAAATGGAAACGAATTTTATAAGTATTCTGGGTTTATAAAAAACGGTGTGCGAGAAGGGTATGCAACAATTGAGACTCCAAACTATAAAACTATAAATATGAAGGAAATTTAAAAGACTGCGTTTTTGACGGCTTTGGCAAGGTCGAATATTTGAACAAAAATTCAAACGTTGTTTTATATGAAGGTGAGTTTAAAAGAGGCTTTTACAACGGAAAGGGTTCGATAAAATATAAAGATGGCAGCGTTTATACGGGCGAGTTTAAAATGGTTTAAGAGATGGCTATGGAACCTTTAGGAACTCTAAGGGTAAAATTATTTATGAGGGTTTTTGGAAAGAGAACGTGTTTTTAGGCAAATAAAAGTTTGCAATATTGACTTTGCACAGAAATATTTTTGGTTGCTTAAAAGTTATGAGTGCTCAATTTCAAAGTTTATCTTTTTTATAACGTCTTTGTAAAAATCATTGGGTGTAACGCTAAATACCTCAGTAAAGGCTCTGCTCCAGGATACGTTTTCGTGCATAAGTCTATATGCTTCTTGAATTTTCGAAAAATTATCCACTGCTAAGTGAAGAACCATAAGAGTGGCAAGAGAGTATACAGGAACTTTTTTGACATGCAATCTCTCCAGGTAATTTCATTTAAAGTTTCTGGGTTTGGCAAAGAGTTATTGGTTAACTTTACGTACACGTTCAGTCTTGCAAGCGGGCCTTGAAACGCTATCTCTTTTGAAATAACACCAGCTTTTACTTGGGCAATGTACCTGAATGCTTCTGCGGTTCCCTCTTCAAACCATATTGGCACATTTGTTTGTTTTCCATACTGTCTGAATCTGGTGAAAGATCTCGTGCGGAAGGCCCCGAATGCTTCTACTTTATACTTGCCAAGCCTATCAGAGCTTCTGATTATAACGATAGGCTCTTTTGTGGAGCTTTCCCCTCCTGTTATGCTTGCTTCCTTTTCTGCTAAGGCCTCTGAATAATGAAAGTACTCAATTAAAGCATTTTTATAGTCTTCTTTACCACTTGTTAAGACAACATTTATTCTGTCGTTCAATACTAGCCATAATCCTTGATAATCTCGCTGGTGATATTAAGTGCTGAATTTATATTATCAATTTATTTATAATTGACTCCAGATCTTATTATCAAATGGAAAATATCAGCTCTTGCTATTCCATTAAGAGGAGTAAATAATAGAAAAATAAAGAAGAGTATTGCAAAAAAATATGTCTTTTCATATTCTCTCCTTAAATAAAGAATTTGGTGTATGCATATTATATACCTAAAGATTTAATAACTTAATAAATCAAGTGTATAAATTTGGTTTTAAATTTCTATACCTTTTTGCTATATAATACGTAATACTAATTTTCAAGGGAGGTTTTGGTGTTGGACAGAAGTCAATTGGATGATATGTTAAAAAGAACATTGAGTAGAAGGTATTTCAACGTCATTTTACCATTGTTTATTGCTTCTGTATTGGCGTTTCTAGATCGTCTCAATTTGAGTTACGCTGCACTAACTATGAATAAGGCTTTAGGTTTTTCACCTGAGGTTTTCGGCTTTGGTGCGGGTATTCTGTTTTGGGGATATATAATTTTTGAAGTTCCTGGTGCAATATTTGCAGCAAAGTGGAGCGCGTCAAAATGGATTGTAAGAATTCTTATCACCTGGAGTATAGCTACGACTTTGATGATGTTTGTTAGGACTCCGATTGAATTTTATATTATTAGGTTTTTAATAGGGGCTGCTGAAGCAAGCTTTTATCCAGTGTGTTATGCCATCTTTTTTCCAAGGTGGTTTGCGCCAAATGAAAGAGCCAGAGCAATTTCTATTATGCTCACCTCTCTACTGGTTGCAAGTATTATTGGATCTCCATTAGCGGGCATTATAATTGGGACATCAATGTTTAATTTAGTTGGATGGCAGCTTTTATTTCTTGTAGAGGGTTGCTTGTCGCTTCTTCTTGGTATAGTTTTATGGTTTTGGCTCAAAGATTGGCCTAAAGATGTAAGTTGGTTAACAGATGAAGAAAAACTTCTATTTTCTGATCTTTATCAGCATGAAATAACCGCTAAAAACAAGGTAAGAAAATACACATTGTGGGAAGGTCTCAAAGATCCTGAGGTTCTAAAGCTTGGTTTTATATATTTCATGTGGATAGTAGGCTTTTGGGGTTTTGGATTTTGGTTGCCCACTGTTTTGAAATCGGTTTCAGGCTTATCTAACGCAAATGTTAGTTTTTTGGTTACAATACCAATGGTGCTTTCTCTAATAGGATTTTTAATTGTTGGAAATTCGTCTTCTAAAAGTGGTGAAAAGAGATATCATGTAGCACTGCCGCTATTTGTAGGAGCTATAGGTTTAGCTGGTATAGCACTAACTACTGATCCAATTTTAAACTTTGTTTTTATTAACCTTGCTGCAATAGGCGTATATAGTGGAATGGGAGTTTGGTGGTCTGTTCCTACTACCTTTTTGTCAGAAACTGCAGCTGCAGGTGCAATTGGTTTGATTAATTCTATTGGAAATATAGGAGGATGGGTAGGTCCATTTTTAATTGGAATTATAAAAAGTTATACAGGATCGTATACACTGGCATATTTGTTTTTAGCTTTGTGTTTAATTGTATCTGGAATATTAATTTTTACTCTGTCAAAAAAACGTCCAACTGACTACCTTTAAATCTTAAAAATATCTGTTTTTGCCTCTTGACATTTAATGCTTAGATAATATAATATTCTGTTGTTAGTATTCATCTTAAGTGAGTGCTAACAATTGTTAAAAACTTATGGAGGTGATTCTATGAATCTTAAACCATTGGGCGATCGCATAATTGTAGAGCCTGTGGAAGCTGAAGAGAAAACTTTATCGGGTATTGTATTGCCAGACACTGCAAAAGAAAAACCACAAGAAGGAATCGTAGTAGCGGTTGGGCCAGGAAGGATTCTTGACAATGGAACGAGGGTTCCGCTGGAGGTAAAAGTAGGAGACAGAGTTGTGTTTGCCAAGTATGGTGGTACAGAGATTAAGATTAACTCAAAGGATTATCTAATCCTTTCAGAACGCGATATATATGCTATTAAAGGATAATCAGGAGGTGAATTTATGGCTGCTAAAATGATAGCATTTGATGAAGAGGCAAGGAGAGCTCTTGAAAAGGGCGTAAACGCTGTTGCTGATGCTGTAAAGGTGACTTTAGGACCAAAAGGAAGAAATGTGGTATTGGAAAAAAAGTGGGGATCGCCTACCATTACTAATGATGGTGTAACCATTGCCAAGGAAATTGAATTAGAAGATCCATATGAAAATATGGGAGCCCAGCTTTTGAAAGAAGTTGCTTCTAAGACTAATGATATAGCGGGTGATGGAACAACAACTGCGACTGTTCTAGCCCAGGCTATGGTTCAGGAAGGCCTTAAGATGGTTGCAGCAGGTGCTTCTCCTCTTTCAATTAAGAGAGGCATAGAAAAAGCTGTAGAAGTAGTAATACAAGAGATTAAAAAAATGAGCTTACCCGTTGAGACAAAAGAGGCTATTGCACAGGTGGCGACCATTTCGGCCAACGATAGGTTTATTGGTGAAAAGGTTGCTGAAGCGATGGACAAGGTTGGAAAAGATGGCGTAATAACTGTAGAAGAGTCAAAGGGTATTGAAACCAGCGTTGATATAGTTGAGGGTATGGAGTTTGATAAAGGTTATGTTTCCCCATATCTGGTTACCGATCCTGAAAGAATGGAAGCAGAGCTTGATGAACCATATATCTTAATTACCGATAAAAAGATAAGTGTCTTAAAAGATATCTTGCCCATTCTTGAAGAGATAGCTAGAAATGGCAAACCAATGCTTATTATTGCCGAGGATTTAGAAGGTGAAGCACTTGCAACGATCGTTGTGAACAAGCTTAGAAAAACCCTGAATGTGGTTGCTGTAAAGGCACCTGGTTTTGGAGACAGAAGAAAGGCTATGCTTCAGGATATAGCGATACTCACTGGCGGAGATGTGATATCAGAAGATGTAGGTTTGAAACTTGAAAATACCAAGATTGAGAACCTTGGAAGAGCTGAAAAGGTAAAGGTTACAAAGGAAAAGACTACAATAATTAATGGTAAAGGTTCCGTTGAGGCTATTAAAGGAAGAATAGCTCAGATTAAAAAAGAAATTGAGCAGACAGATTCCAATTATGACAGAGAAAAACTCCAAGAGCGTTTGGCTAAGCTTTCAGGAGGAGTAGCTGTAATCAAAGTAGGAGCTGCTACAGAAACCGAGCTTAAGGAAAAGAAACATCGTATGGAAGACGCTCTTTCAGCTACTCGTGCTGCAGTCGAAGAAGGCATTGTTCCTGGCGGCGGCGCAACCCTGATACACGCTTTGAAAGCTCTTGACAACTTGCAGTTTGATGGTGAGGAAAAAGTAGGGCTTGACATCGTAAAGAAAGCGCTTCAGGTTCCTTGCAAGCAAATAGCTTCAAATGCTGGTTTTGAGGGTTCAGTTGTTGTAGCAAGACTGAAGGAAGAGAAGCCGGGCATTGGATTTGATGCTTCCAACGGAACTTATGTGGATATGGTTAAGAGTGGTATTGTGGATCCTGCAAAGGTAACGCGTTCAGCAGTTCAGAATGCTGCGTCAATTGCAGGTATGATACTTACTACAAATACTCTTGTTGCTGATAAACCCAAGAAAGAATCGGCTCCAGCAGCCCCTGGCGGAATGGGCGGAATGGGCGGAATGGGAGACTTCTAAAAGTTGTTTGGATAGTATCTTTAATAGTGTGCCCCTCCAGTGATGGAGGGGTTTTTATTTTATTTGTAAAATTTAATAACTTGTAATTGAGTTATAATGATAATAAAAAAATTTTTTTACTTTTGATATATAATATTATTATAAAAGTAATTTATCCTAGAAATAGTTATTATTACATTATATTTTGCTTTAAAGGGGGCAAGTAGATGAAAAAGTTCTTTAAATTTTTTTTAGATCTATCTTTAAGAAAGAAATTAGGGTTTTCTGTTTTTGTAAGTTTTCTTGTTTTTGGCCTATTTCTGTCGGGTGGGGGCCTGTTGCAGCTAAGAAATGCTTTCAATATCTCTGCAAACTATGACGTAAAGACCCTTTATGACGGTGCAAGCATGCTTCTTGATAGCGACATTTTAGCAGCAAAGCAGATGGCTATATTACTTTCAAAAGAACCAGACGTAGTTTCTGCGATAAAGTCAAACAATATGGCACAACTTCAAACTATTTTGGTTAATTATGTAAAGGATCATCCAGGATTTTTTGTTACGGTTGTGAACACTCAGGGACAGGTTTTGATGAGAGGGCACGATCCTGAAAGGAGACTTGATATATTAAAAGAGGCAGTTGAAGTAGATAAGGCTCTTAAGGGAGAGGTGGTAGCAGGAATTTCCAAAGGCAATGTTAGTGGTCTTTCTATTAGAGCGGGTGCCCCTATAAAAGACGAAACGGGTAGGATCATTGGTGCAGTTTCGACAGGTATGATGATATCCGGATCTACCTCCATCGTGGATCAAATTAAAGAAAAGATGGGCGCAGAAGCGACGTTTTTTGATAATGACACGCGAGTAAGCACTACTCTCACAAAACAAGATGGATCTAGGGCTATTGGAACAAAGATGGACAATCCAAAGGTCATAGATACAGTTTTAAAGGAAGGTAAACCCTTAGAGATTAGGAATACTTTATTTGGCAAACCTTACTATTCGTATTATGCTCCATTGAAAGACGTAGACGGTAAAATAATAGGGATGTTTTTTGTAGCAAAAAGTGCTGAATTTTATAATTCTCAATTGTTTAACTTCACTTTAATTCAATTTGGCCTTAATTTGCTCGCAATAATAATTGGTATGGTTCTTCTTTTGTTTGCCTTGGAAATATTCTTGATGAAGCCTATATATAAGACTGTTGACGGAATAGAGAGAATAGCAAGAGGGGATATTAGTACTAAAATGCAGCGAGTATACGAAGACGAAATGGGAACTATTGCAAAATCCATTGAAAAAATGAGGCAGAGCCTTGTAAGCATCATTTCTAACATTAACTCTTCATCAGATGAAATTTTAAAGATCTCTGAACAACTCTTAAAAGTGTCGGATTCTGTATCATCTGCAGCAAAGGAGGCATCCAGGACTTCTGAAGGAACCGCAAAGGGCGTAGAGAACCTGTCTAATATTGCACAGAAGTTGACAAATAGCGCTCAGGTACTCATGAGGGGTATTACTGCAATTGCAAAGGGAGCAGAAGAGCAAGCTACAAACGCCTCTTCAATTGCGGAAAGCGTTGCAAACATTGCAAAGAATACTGATACCTTTCAGAAGGCTTCGTTAGGGGTTAATAACCTTGCTAACACTGTTGATAAAAAAGCTAAAAACGGTCACGAGATACTTACAAAGAGAGAAGAATTGGCAGAGAGGATTGCAAAAGCAGTTGACGATTTGTCCAAAAATATTGGTATTCTCGATCAAAGATCTGATGATATTGGAAAAATTGTTGACTTAATTTCAAATATAGCTGATCAGACAAATCTCTTGGCTTTAAACGCTGCTATTGAGGCAGCAAGAGCTGGAGATGCAGGAAGGGGGTTTGCTGTTGTTGCTGATGAAGTTAGAAAACTTGCAGAAGAGTCTCAGAAAGCAGCAAACGAAATAGCTAACTTGATTAACGAAACTAGAAGAGAAACTAAAGCTGCATCAGCTTCTATGACAGAGGCGCTCTCAGAAGTAGATGCTGGGAGGTCTCTGTCTTCAGAGGTTATGGAATCCTTTAATTTGATTACTGTCAACATTGCAGGACTTTTGAAGCAGATAACAAGAGCTAGAGAGAGCGCAAATGAGGTTATAAATGGCATAAAAAATATTGAGGCGAATGTCAGTAATCTTGCTGCTCTTTCAGAAGAGTATTCAGCTAGTGCTAATGAGATGAACGATGCTGCCCTGGAAGTTCAAAAAGAAGTTGAAAACGTTGCTGCAATTGCAGAAGAGAGTGCTGCATCTACAGAAGAAATCTGTGCCACCACTCAGGAGCAAACTGGAATGATGGAACAACTTAAGGTGATTTCGGCTTCTCTTAAGGAAAAAGTAGAAGGACTTGATAAAGAAGTAGATAAGTTTAAACTCTAAAGTTAAGAAAAAATTAAAACACTTTTAGAAGGGGCTTTTCAAGAAGCCCTTTCTAAATTTAAAAGATATGATTTAATTATAAGGAATTCGCTGTTTTTACCAAAAAACCCACCCATATCCTTTTTTGAAACAACTCTATGACAGGGGACAATAATAGGAAGTACATTTTTTCGACAGGTACTTCCCACTGCTCTTGCGGCAGAAGGCATTTTGATTTCAATTGCAATATCAGAATATGTTTTAACATCTGCGTATTCTATGCATAATATTCTATCCCAAATTAATTTTTGAAATTCAGTGCCCAAAAGTTTAAATTTAATATTGAATTTTTTTCTTTTTCCGTTTAAATATTCAGCTAATTGTGTTATCTCGTCATTTAAAATTAAATCATTTCTTACTGGTCTAAACTTTTCAAAAAAATATAAAAAACTAGTATCATTTAGAAAAACCCTTGTAATAAATTCGTCTTCTTTTATTAGATATATATTTGAATATTTGTATGGCAGGCAAGAAAAGCAAATCATTTGAGAAGTTTTATCAGTTTAATTTTGAAGCCAACCCTTTTGTCTGATTTTATTTTTGCTATAAACAAAACAGAGCTATCAGTTTTGTACATGAAATTTGCCCCCGATATAAAGGCAGCACCAGTGTTGTCTTCTATTACAGTATCTGATTTTGTGGTTAGAGCGCCCCAAATATCGCTTGTATTTGTTGGCCTTGCCCATCCAAGAAATCTAGCTTTTAGCCTGACAAATTTATTTGCAAATTTTTCTGGATTGTCATGTATATCTTTTATTGTTACCAAAGGTATGTCATCTGCTGGTGATATATAGACATCGTACGTAATGGGTTTTGAACTTTCTTTATTTGACTTAACAACTATCTTTGTGTTTGAGATCACGTCAGAAATTGTTTTGAAATAGTAGATTTTACTGGCAGACAAATTTTCTTCCCTTGTTAATTCTATGAGATTTTTATCGTAATCTATCGAAAAATTACTACTATCTTGTTCATTGATTCTAATTTCAAAGTATTCTCCTGGCAAAACAAGATTTATTTCCCCTTGCTTGAGTAAAAAATCGTTTTGAGATATGTTGCTGAAACTAAATTCTGCGTATGAAGTTCTTGTAAAAGCTAACAACGTTAAAATTAAAAAAATAAATACAAACCTTTTCATAAATCCTCTCCTTAACGTTATACTTAAGTAATTTTAAATTCTTTAGGTGCTGTCTCTTTCCAATTTGTATTACTGTAAATTATAACCTCAAGATCTGTTAATTTCTTGACATTTTTTTCAAAGCTAAACATTGAATCGTGACCTGGGACGAAGTTGACTGCTATCCTTTTTGCTTTCTTTAGTGACTCTCTAAAGTCTTTTATGTCGCCGAAAACAAGAAGAGTATCCAACTCGTTGTAGAATTCTTTAATGTTTTTTACGGCATCCCCTCCGATCAAAGTTTTCGTGCTTTCTAAAAGATATCCCATAGAGCCTGGAGTATGTCCTGGTAAATCTATCGCTATAATATCATCTAAAACTCTTTCATTATTCCGTAAAAGAATTGGGTTTCTACTTAAAAGATAGCTTATCATAAATTTGGGCACATAAAGATCTGATACTTTTTCGAAAGTTGAATTTGTAAGATAGTTATACTCTCTCTCAGACAGGTAAATTTTA comes from Thermodesulfobium acidiphilum and encodes:
- a CDS encoding MBL fold metallo-hydrolase, whose amino-acid sequence is MNRLRVVLQGYPLKSDRGWLGWCNVVLISTSEGYFLFDTGSYGDRKELLDSLGNLGVGLSEIKGIFLTHFHFDHAINIELFENAKIYLSEREYNYLTNSTFEKVSDLYVPKFMISYLLSRNPILLRNNERVLDDIIAIDLPGHTPGSMGYLLESTKTLIGGDAVKNIKEFYNELDTLLVFGDIKDFRESLKKAKRIAVNFVPGHDSMFSFEKNVKKLTDLEVIIYSNTNWKETAPKEFKIT
- a CDS encoding adenine deaminase C-terminal domain-containing protein, with product MLDVAINNCFIPDFERNIFIKASVGIRENLISYNTLNHYGLNIYSQVKEGSFANLVLFKDFKEFEICKVIVNGKIIDNFNTKQKRFSKAFLNSLEGGLVYFDGEYFTQVVLPLAGILSNLDEDNLISELGRLNAIVKKNGCKLSEICLAR
- a CDS encoding MFS transporter; translation: MDRSQLDDMLKRTLSRRYFNVILPLFIASVLAFLDRLNLSYAALTMNKALGFSPEVFGFGAGILFWGYIIFEVPGAIFAAKWSASKWIVRILITWSIATTLMMFVRTPIEFYIIRFLIGAAEASFYPVCYAIFFPRWFAPNERARAISIMLTSLLVASIIGSPLAGIIIGTSMFNLVGWQLLFLVEGCLSLLLGIVLWFWLKDWPKDVSWLTDEEKLLFSDLYQHEITAKNKVRKYTLWEGLKDPEVLKLGFIYFMWIVGFWGFGFWLPTVLKSVSGLSNANVSFLVTIPMVLSLIGFLIVGNSSSKSGEKRYHVALPLFVGAIGLAGIALTTDPILNFVFINLAAIGVYSGMGVWWSVPTTFLSETAAAGAIGLINSIGNIGGWVGPFLIGIIKSYTGSYTLAYLFLALCLIVSGILIFTLSKKRPTDYL
- the groL gene encoding chaperonin GroEL (60 kDa chaperone family; promotes refolding of misfolded polypeptides especially under stressful conditions; forms two stacked rings of heptamers to form a barrel-shaped 14mer; ends can be capped by GroES; misfolded proteins enter the barrel where they are refolded when GroES binds) — translated: MAAKMIAFDEEARRALEKGVNAVADAVKVTLGPKGRNVVLEKKWGSPTITNDGVTIAKEIELEDPYENMGAQLLKEVASKTNDIAGDGTTTATVLAQAMVQEGLKMVAAGASPLSIKRGIEKAVEVVIQEIKKMSLPVETKEAIAQVATISANDRFIGEKVAEAMDKVGKDGVITVEESKGIETSVDIVEGMEFDKGYVSPYLVTDPERMEAELDEPYILITDKKISVLKDILPILEEIARNGKPMLIIAEDLEGEALATIVVNKLRKTLNVVAVKAPGFGDRRKAMLQDIAILTGGDVISEDVGLKLENTKIENLGRAEKVKVTKEKTTIINGKGSVEAIKGRIAQIKKEIEQTDSNYDREKLQERLAKLSGGVAVIKVGAATETELKEKKHRMEDALSATRAAVEEGIVPGGGATLIHALKALDNLQFDGEEKVGLDIVKKALQVPCKQIASNAGFEGSVVVARLKEEKPGIGFDASNGTYVDMVKSGIVDPAKVTRSAVQNAASIAGMILTTNTLVADKPKKESAPAAPGGMGGMGGMGDF
- the groES gene encoding co-chaperone GroES, producing the protein MNLKPLGDRIIVEPVEAEEKTLSGIVLPDTAKEKPQEGIVVAVGPGRILDNGTRVPLEVKVGDRVVFAKYGGTEIKINSKDYLILSERDIYAIKG
- a CDS encoding MOSC domain-containing protein; its protein translation is MGKILSINVSKKKGDIKKPVNEVLLVKNFGIKGDAHFGFGHRQVSLLSIFSLDRAREKNKDLNFGDFAENFTVDIDLSTLTIGTKLKLGNSIISISQIGKECHTKCAIYNRIGDCIMPKEGYFASVEEGGIVRVGDTIEILLN
- a CDS encoding methyl-accepting chemotaxis protein; protein product: MKKFFKFFLDLSLRKKLGFSVFVSFLVFGLFLSGGGLLQLRNAFNISANYDVKTLYDGASMLLDSDILAAKQMAILLSKEPDVVSAIKSNNMAQLQTILVNYVKDHPGFFVTVVNTQGQVLMRGHDPERRLDILKEAVEVDKALKGEVVAGISKGNVSGLSIRAGAPIKDETGRIIGAVSTGMMISGSTSIVDQIKEKMGAEATFFDNDTRVSTTLTKQDGSRAIGTKMDNPKVIDTVLKEGKPLEIRNTLFGKPYYSYYAPLKDVDGKIIGMFFVAKSAEFYNSQLFNFTLIQFGLNLLAIIIGMVLLLFALEIFLMKPIYKTVDGIERIARGDISTKMQRVYEDEMGTIAKSIEKMRQSLVSIISNINSSSDEILKISEQLLKVSDSVSSAAKEASRTSEGTAKGVENLSNIAQKLTNSAQVLMRGITAIAKGAEEQATNASSIAESVANIAKNTDTFQKASLGVNNLANTVDKKAKNGHEILTKREELAERIAKAVDDLSKNIGILDQRSDDIGKIVDLISNIADQTNLLALNAAIEAARAGDAGRGFAVVADEVRKLAEESQKAANEIANLINETRRETKAASASMTEALSEVDAGRSLSSEVMESFNLITVNIAGLLKQITRARESANEVINGIKNIEANVSNLAALSEEYSASANEMNDAALEVQKEVENVAAIAEESAASTEEICATTQEQTGMMEQLKVISASLKEKVEGLDKEVDKFKL
- a CDS encoding MBL fold metallo-hydrolase, producing MDEKFLIETIKGKTSYIRGPVNCGFYENCMIDTPWEMHNHKKINPQYLLLTHGHADHFRMAFLFRGKGTKVVAPKEECIFVENPEINVRATFSWAIPPDAMVSSLMKGIPCKVDIYSENFFYPGITVVPLPGHSISQVGYLTSDKIFFTGDALYTKELWKTFPLPYSIDPLLVKQSLKRIGSIEFDYLVPGHGKILSKREATEEIEYHIEKINEIDDLILKLLESPCSTEEIISDVLSSLEIDNSLAQYWIAVTVIKSHLSALTRVNKVDFFLENARVYWERVK
- a CDS encoding methylated-DNA--[protein]-cysteine S-methyltransferase → MICFSCLPYKYSNIYLIKEDEFITRVFLNDTSFLYFFEKFRPVRNDLILNDEITQLAEYLNGKRKKFNIKFKLLGTEFQKLIWDRILCIEYADVKTYSDIAIEIKMPSAARAVGSTCRKNVLPIIVPCHRVVSKKDMGGFFGKNSEFLIIKSYLLNLERAS